The Deinococcus sp. Leaf326 DNA window CCGTCGATGAGGTCCGCGAGTTCCATGATGGTGAGCTGGCCGAGCTGGTCGATAAGAGCCTGTTTGTCGTAAGCCATGATGTGTTCCTCCTGAACTGAGATGGTGATGCGTGTGGTGCTGTGAAGGGAAGAGGTGACCGGCGCTTAAGCGCTCTGGCCCTCGCCTTCGAGTTTTTCGCGGTAGGCTTCGAGGATACCCACAAAGCTGCTGAGGTGAGCGCTGAGCACACCGACCAGTTCGCCCTGCAGGCTCTGCTTGCTGCCGAGGCTGGCGAGACGTTCGACGATACGCACGTCAACCTTCTTGCCTTCGACGAAGCCGCCCTTGATGGCCGGGATGCCCCGGTCGTTGCCCTTTGCCGCGTCGCTGAGGGCCTTGGCAACCCCGGCGGGGTCTTCATGGGCCAGCACGAGGGCGCTGGGGCCTTTCAGGGCGTCCGTGAAGTCACGGCCATTTTCCTGAAGGGCGATGTTGATCAGGGTGTTCTTGGCAACGATAAGCTGCCCACCCTTCTCACGGATGTCTTTACGCAGTTTGCCCAGCTGGCCGGCGCTCAGTCCTTGGTAGTCGACAACATAGAAGGTGTCGACGCCCGAGAGGCTGCTCTTGAGGCCGCTGAGGTCCTGCAGGTTCTTTTCGTTCGCCACGCGTGACCTCCTTGGTGGTGAACGAGGTCCAGGTGCAACAACTTTTCGCAGCCTGGCAACTCGGCGGGATGTTTAAACCTGGCAAGGGTCCCTGCTGTCTTTGGTGCCTGAATAAGGGCGGATTGGAAAGGTGCGAAAAGCCGCACCGGGGTGCCGAAAGAAAGCCGGCTCAGGGTGGAGCGGCCCGGAGGTGGGCCGCTCCGGCCGGACTCAGGCCAGGGCCTGCGCGCCCAGGGTCAGCGGAATGCTGGGGCCCATGGTCGTGGTCAGGTAGGCGCTGCGCAGGAACACGCCCTTGGCGCTGCCGGGCTTGGCAGCTTCGAGAGCGGAGATCAGCGCGGCGTAGTTGGCCG harbors:
- the rplJ gene encoding 50S ribosomal protein L10 gives rise to the protein MANEKNLQDLSGLKSSLSGVDTFYVVDYQGLSAGQLGKLRKDIREKGGQLIVAKNTLINIALQENGRDFTDALKGPSALVLAHEDPAGVAKALSDAAKGNDRGIPAIKGGFVEGKKVDVRIVERLASLGSKQSLQGELVGVLSAHLSSFVGILEAYREKLEGEGQSA